CAATACGATACATTCCCTGAGACATTCGCTCCGCCGGTCGAAGAATCGAAAAGGCTCGCGGATATTGAGCCCTGGGATATGGTCTGCGGATCGGCTAACCGGCAGAATGCGCTTCCAAACACGTACGAAGGGAACTGGGCGGTCTATCCATTCCTCGGACAAAATAAGATCCTCGCCGGTGATCTCGATCACGGGCTTTTCATTCTTGACGGGTCGGGCTTGGCGGCAAGGCCGAAGAATCGAGTTTCAGATTTTGATGGTGACGGGAAGACCGATCTATCTATCTTTCGCTCAACTACCGGTGATTGGGAACTCGAAAACAGCTCGGATCACGGCGTCAGCTCTCCTCAGTTTGGTGTCCTGGACGACATACTCGCTCCCGGGGATTATGATGGCGACGGGAAGACCGAGATCGCCGTTTTCCGTCCGTCTAATGGTGTCTGGTATCTCCGACGAAACACGTCCTTCATCGCAGTTCCATTTGGTATCGCGGGCGATATCCCGGTTCCGGGCGACTATGACGCGGATGGTAGAACAGACGTTGCGGTTTTTCGGCCTTCGAACGGCAGTTGGTACATTTTGCGGAGCACGCTTGGCTTCATTGGGGTCCAATGGGGAATGATAGGCGATAAGCCAGTCGCGGGTGACTATGATGGCGACAGCAAAACCGATATCGCGATCTGGCGACCCGGAAATGGTGTTTGGTATGTCTTGCGAAGTTCGTCGTCTATACCTCTTTACTGGCAGTTCGGGATCAGTACTGATAAACCGGTAGTCGCCGATTTTGACGGCAACGGAATAACGGATTTCGCAGTTTATCGTCCATCCGAAGGCAACTGGTTCGTCCTCGATCCTGCCGCCGTACCGTTCATGCGGTCTTTTGTGTGGGGTGTTCCGTCGGATCAGCCGATCCCTGCCGATTACGATGGTGACGGCAAAACAGATGTGGCGATCTTTAGGCAGAGTTCGAACGAATGGTACATCCTCAATAGTTCCGGCACGCCCTATACGCAGCGAATTTTTGGCAGATCCGGTGATATTCCGACGCCGTCTTCGGTCAATCCGCAGTAATTTCAAGTTCAAACAAAGATCGCCGCCGCGAGTTGAGCAAAAACGCTTGACTTTGGGCGGTTTGTTCTTATGATTGCAGTATGAAATTAAACCTGACGATCAGCAGCGGCACGCTCGCGGGCCGGAATTATGAATTAGAGACCGGATTTGTAACCATCGGCCGGAGTGATACCTGCAGCGTCAGGCTCGATCCGCAGACCGAGCGCATTGCTTCGAAGCAGCACGCCTACATCGAGGCGCGGCCCGATGGTTTCTATTTGTCGGACAACAAGAGTACGAACGGTACGTTTTTGAACGGTCAAAAGATCGAAACGGCAAAGCTCAATTCCGGGGATCAGATCCAGTTCGGTACGAATGGCGTGATCGCCTCAGTGCGGATCGATTCGGAAATGCCGCAGGCGGTGGTGTCCGGGCAGCAGAGTTTTCACGAATACGAAGCACAGCAGTTCAACCAGAACGCAGCCCAGCAGCCGGTAAGCATGCAGGCTTCGCTCAATAATTTCGCTCTTGGCGGAGCGACGAATGTTAAAGTTGAACCCACGAATACAAAAAAATACGTTGGGATCGGCGTCACGCTTTTCGCGATCGCATTTTTGATCCTGATCGTTGCTGCATTGATGTTTTTGAGCGTAGGCATCGTTCCGGCCGTGATCGCGGCGGTCATTGCATTCATACCCGCGGTGATCTATTTGCTGCCGCTGATCTGGCTCGATCGTTACGATCCCGAACCTTTATGGCTGTTAGGCCTCGCGTTTGCGTGGGGAGCTCTGGTAGCGGTCGTCGTATCCTTTATCATCAACACGTTCTTCGGCATCGCCGTGGGCATAGCTGTTTCGCCTGAAGCAGGCGAAGCTGTTGGAGCTGTCATGTCCGCTCCTATCTTCGAGGAAGGCTCGAAAGGGCTTGGGCTATTGATCCTTCTGATCTTTTTCCGCCGTTATTTTGACGATATTTTGGATGGGATCGTGTTTGCTGGTGTTATTGCATTGGGATTTGCTACGGTTGAGAACGTCCTTTATTATGGTCGAGCTTTGGGCGGCGGCGGATTCGGGGCATTGGCGGTCATTTTTGCAATGCGCGGTATCATGTCGCCGTTTGCACACGTCACATTTACAAGCATGACGGGCATCGGATGCGGAATCTCGCGTGAATCGCACAATAAGGCCGTAAAAGTTCTATTACCCTTCGTCGGTTATATTGCCGCCGTGACGCTTCATGCAATA
This sequence is a window from Acidobacteriota bacterium. Protein-coding genes within it:
- a CDS encoding PrsW family intramembrane metalloprotease; translated protein: MKLNLTISSGTLAGRNYELETGFVTIGRSDTCSVRLDPQTERIASKQHAYIEARPDGFYLSDNKSTNGTFLNGQKIETAKLNSGDQIQFGTNGVIASVRIDSEMPQAVVSGQQSFHEYEAQQFNQNAAQQPVSMQASLNNFALGGATNVKVEPTNTKKYVGIGVTLFAIAFLILIVAALMFLSVGIVPAVIAAVIAFIPAVIYLLPLIWLDRYDPEPLWLLGLAFAWGALVAVVVSFIINTFFGIAVGIAVSPEAGEAVGAVMSAPIFEEGSKGLGLLILLIFFRRYFDDILDGIVFAGVIALGFATVENVLYYGRALGGGGFGALAVIFAMRGIMSPFAHVTFTSMTGIGCGISRESHNKAVKVLLPFVGYIAAVTLHAIWNGMAVFGGLQGFVIGYLVLEIPFFLIFVGFSLYIMRRQNKILNEMLAIDIARGLIPAEHAKTATSAFKSSGWILSGLFNGKFKPRSRYVRALGKLGLSYWHIQRATAAQGQTGSFQQNPILREEVLKWRDQV